A stretch of DNA from Actinomycetota bacterium:
GTCGGTCCCTGGACCGCGATCATCGCGTAGTCGTCGGTCTTGTGTTCGATCGTGGCGTCGAGACCATCGGCCGTCTCGCGGAACCAGTCGTCGATGCCGGCCGTGTTGATCATCACCAGGAAGTGATCGTCGGCGAACTCGTAGACGTTGCCGTCGTCGATCATCAACCCGTCGGCGTTGACGAAGGCGCCGTAGCGCACCGAGCCGGACTGCATGCCGTCGAGCGCGTTCGTGAACCGGCGCTGGATCAGGCGCCTGGCGTCGGGACCGCGCACCTCGTACTTGCACGTCGAGTAGAGGTCCCAGATGCCCGTGGCGGTGCGCACCGCTTCGTACTCGTCCATCGGGTCGCCGCCCTCGTGCATCGCCCATGGGTAGCCGTCCTCCCAGACCACGTCGGCCCCGTGCTCGACGTGCCAGTCGTGCAGCGGCGAACGCTTGTCCTCGGTCATATCGGTCTCCTCCTCGTGTCTCGGGTGTTGTCGGACCCGCACGCCCGTCAGGCGCGCGGGCGTTCCTTCTTCGGGTCGTACACGGCCAGCACGTCGACCGTGCCATCGATCGCGGTTCCGTCTGGCATCACGACCTCGACGCCGGTGCCCGGCGCCGCCAGCTCGGTGCGCAGGATCGCGAGGCCGAGTCCGCCGAGGGTCGGGCTGGTGGCCGGGCTCGTCAGCACCCCCGCCTCCCGGCCACCGGACGTCACCGTGGCGCCGTACTCGGGCAGGGAGTCACCCTCGAGCCGGATCGTGACGAACCTGTTCGGCGGGTCGGCCGCGACCGCGCGCAGCTGGTCCTTGCCCATGAACTCTCCCTCGCCGTCGAGGGCGACGAGCCGGTCGAGCCCGAGGTCGTACGGGGTGCGCCGGTGCGGCTCGTAGTCGTAGTCGGTGACGACCATGCCGGTCTCGACCCGCACGGGCTCGATGATGTCCACGCCGTACGGGGTCGCCCCGGCGCCCTCGACGGCTTCCCAGACCGTGGCCGCGTGCTCGGGCCGCAGGAACAGCTCGTAGCCGAGCTCCCCCGAGAACCCGGTGCGCGAGAGCCAGACCGGCGCCCCCCCGACGGTCACCGGCTCGGGGAAGAACGTGAAGTACCGAAGCGCGTCGACGTCGGCGCCGGAGACGATCGAGCGTACGAGCTCGCGGCTCTTCGGCCCCTGGATCTGCATGCTCGGCAGCTCCGGCGCGATGTAGGCGATCTCGACCTCGAGCCCCTTCGCCGCGTCGGCGAAATAGTCGGCGCGCTCGTTCCCGTTCGTGCACACCCACAGGTGCTCGGCGGAGTGGCGGAACACGGTGCCGTCGTCGACGACCAGCCCGTCCTCGTCGACGAAGGCACCGTAGCGGACCTGACCGTCGCGCATGCCGAGCACGTCGTTCGTGTGCACGCGCTGGGCGGCCTCGAGCGCTTCGGCACCTCGGAACTCCCACTTATTCAGCGGGGAGAGGTCCCACATGCCGACGCCTTCGCGCACGGCACGGTACTCGGCGTCGACGTCACCGTAGTTCGTGACCCAGAGCCACCCGGCTTCCTCCATGAAGCCGGCGGCCTTGGTCGACGTGATGGCGTGGAACGCCGTCTCCCTGCTCTGACCCACCCGCGCCTCCTCGCACGCCGACGCCCGCCTCCGGGCGCCGCGGCCCGTGAGGCTCGGCCCCGTGGGACGGGTTGTATCAGACGATTGAACCGTTGTTCAAGTCGGAGCCTCACGCCCCGGCAGCGCGCAGGAGCTGACGGACCGTGGGCTCGGGACGCCCCGGCACCTTCGACGCGAGCACCAGGAAGAGCTGGGCCGTCACGAGGGCGTCGTCGAACGCCTCGTGCGGGTTCGCGACGGGCACGCCCATGGCCTCCGCGCTCGCCGACAGCGCGTACCCGGGCTTGCCCCGAACCGCGGAGGGTGCGCCGTCGACCGCGATCGCCAGGTTCCGGACATCGATCGTCCGTCGGCGCCAGCGACGCAACGACCCCCCGAAGATCGCTGCCAGGAAGTGAACCTCGACGTCGGCGAACCATGCGAGCAGGAACCGCCTTGCCAGCGCCGTGGCCAGGATCTCACGGGCCTCCTCGATCTCGGGGGACCCTGCGAGGTCCTGGGGACGCAGCTCGTGGATCGTCTGCGACCGCGGGGAAGGCGGCACGCTCGGCGACACGAGCTGATGCACGGAGTCCCGCATGCGGACCCGACCCCCGTCGACCGGCACGACCCCGAACGACACCACCACGTCGGTGCCGAGATCGAGACCCGTGGTCTCGAAGTCGAGCGCTGCGAACGATCCCCGGCGCCAGGACGCCGAGCGGGCGCGCGGGGATGGCGCCGAGGGCATCACACCGCCGATCGGCACCGCACTACCTCCGACTCGGTGACGACCAGGTCGACCGGCAGGTCGAAGTGGCCAGCTGGCAACGCCTCCGGGGCGGGAAGCAGCTGCAGCCCGAACCCGACGCCGATCCGCCCGCAGTCGGGCCGGGTCCTCGACAGGAGACGGTCGTAGAATCCTCCGCCGTACCCGACCCGACGGCCCGCGCGATCGAACGCCACGGCGGGGACGGCCACCACGTCGATCTCGGTCGGGTCGACCACCGCGCCCCTGGTCGGCTCGAACGCGCCGAACGACGTCTCGGTCACGGGATCGCCCGGCCGGTAGGTCCGGGCCTCGAGATCGCCTTCCACGATGCGGGGCAAGAGCACGCGCGTGCCGAGCGAGTCGAGCCGTTCGAGCAACGGCGCGGTCGGCAGCTCCGACCCGAACGACCAGAACGCGAGCACGGTGCCGGCCCCCGAGACCTCGGGAAGGGCGAGGAACCGTTCGGTGATCTCGCGCGCTGCGCGAGCTCGCTCGGAGAGCGGCATCGAGTCGCGCGCGGCGAGGACGCGTCGGCGCACGTCGCGTTTCGCGCGCTTCAGCTCGGCGCTGTTCATCGCAGCGTCGCGTCGGCGATCACGTCGAGGCGGTCCGCCGGGCCCGTGGGCAACACGACGCACCACGTGGCGCCGGCCGCGCGCAGCGCGTCGGTGAAGTGTCGCCACTCCTGCACCGTGCCGCTCCAGACACCGTCGAGCGAGAGACCCCGTGCCGCGCGGTCGGCGACCAGGCGATCCAGGTCGGCGCGGTCCTCCCCCACGAGCGCGATGCCCGCCCACGTGGGCGCGACCGTGCGCCCGCGCGCGAGGTCGCGGAGCGTTCCCGCCCGCGCCGCGAAGCCTTCGGCATCGAGGCCCCAGCCGTTCCAAGCGTCGGCCACCCGCGCGGCGACCGCGAGCACCGTGTCGGACAGTCCACCCACCCACACGGCCGGATCTCCGGGGGGCAGCAACGGGCCGGCGAGCGGGGGGACGTGCACGCCACCCGGCCACGCTCGTCCGCCGAACAGCGCGTGCAGGGCCTCGACCGTCTCCTCCAGCATCGCGACGCGATCGGCCGCGGGTGGGAACGGGAAGCCGTAGCGCTCGTGCTCGTCGGCAGAGGCACGGTCCCCGGTGCCGATCCCGAGGATGGCGCGCCCTCCCGACATCGCGTCGAGCGCGGCCGCCTGCTTCGCGAGGATGCCGGGCGCACGGAGCGTCACCCGCGTGACGAGGGTGCCGACGTGCAGTCCGGGCTGGCTCGCCGCTGCCGCCGCCAGCAGCGAAAAGACCTCGAGCGCTGGACGGTCGGGCCCTGAGGGCGGGTAGAAGACCGGTGGGAACATGTGATCGGGGGCGAACACGCCGTCGATCCCGAGCTCGCGGGCGCGGGCCGCGACGGACAGCGGCTTCTCCGGGTCGTCGGTGAAGACCGGGAGCGAGACTCCCAGCCTCATCCGGACCCCCCGCCGAGGCTGGCGAACACCAGCGCGGCGACCCCGATCGCGCCGGCGTCGTTGCCGAGCGCGGCCTGCTCGATCGGTACCTCGGGTCGATGGCGGGGTCCCTCCACCGACCGCCGGAACGCGTCGCGGGCGGGCGCGAGCAACAGGTCTCCGGCCTCGGAGGCACCTCCGCCGACGACGACCAGGTCGGGATCGAGCACGTTCACGAGGCCAGCGATGCCCACCCCGAGGCGGTGACCGACCTCGACGAAGATGCCCTTGCTCGCGGTGTCGTGCGCCCGCGCCGCCTCTGTGACCATGGTCCCGGTCACGGCCCTGGGATCACCTCCCGAGAGCTCCCGCAGGAGCGAGTGTGGGTGCCGGGTGGCGGCGTTCCTGCCCTGGCGCGTGATCGCCGAGCCGCTCGCCACCAGTTCCCAGCAGCCGCGGTTCCCGCATCCGCATCGGGCGCCGCCCGGCTCGACCACGATGTGGCCGATCTCGGCGGCGAAGCCGTTCGCGCCGCGGTACAGCGAGCCGTCCAGCACGAGACCGCCTCCGATCCCCGTGCCGACGCTCACGAACAGCATGTGCTGAGAGCCCACCCCCGCGCCGTGCCGGAACTCCCCCCATGCGGCCGCGTTCCCGTCGTTGTCCGCCAGCGCGGGCAGCCCGAGAGCGTCGCCGACGAACGGCGCCAGCGGCGCGTCGCGCCAGGCGAGGTTGGGCGCGTAGCGCATCAGCCCCTCGAGATCGACCATGCCGGCCGCGGCCACACCCACGCCGACGACGTCGGCGGTCGCGACCGCTCGCGCCGCGTCGACCATCGTGTCGAGGGTGGCCCGCTGATCCTCGGCCGGCGTCGGGCGGACCTCGCGCGCCAGCACGGCGCCGTCGCGGTCGACCAGCAGGGCGGCGATCTTCGTGCCCCCGACGTCGATGCCGATCGCCGGCCCGCGTACGCTCACGTGGGGGCCGGCTGCCCCTCGTCGGTCGAGAGCGGCCGACCGAACGTGATCTCGAGGTGATCGCCGGCGAAGTTTGCTTCACGCACGACGAGTCGCTTGAGCGTCTGCGGCAGGATCAGGTTCCGCTTGTACGAACCGACCCGCACGTACAGCTCTTCCCCCCGCCGGTGGATGTCCATGTCGTCGCGTGAGACGAACGGCAGGCGCATCGAGAGGATGTAGCCCTCCCCGCGCTTGCGTACTCGGATCGGGTCGTCGTGGTAGAGCACCGCGGTCACGTCACGGTCGCCGTAGACCTCGGTGCCCATCTCGCCGAGGAGCGGCACACCCACCATCTCCCGGTCGAACAACCGCGCCTCGAGGATGGGGACGGGTTCGAAGGACTCGTGCACGGTGGCGAGGTGTTCGGCCTGGATGTCCTTCCACTTCCCGAAGTAGGGGTCGTTGACCTCGTCGGGGATGATCCGGTTGACCACCACGGCGTCGATGCGGTAGCCGAACAGCCCGAGGTACGTGTAGGTGCGCCGGGCCTCGGAGATCACCATCTTCTCGGGGTTCACGACGAGCCGCACCGACGACGTCTGCTCATCGGTGAGGATCTGCTTCACCGCGTCGAGGTTGCGGTGCAGCCGCTCAACCGCGGCGAACACCTGGTCGCCGGCGATCGGGAGCGAGGTCATCTTCGAGAGCATCGGCCGGACCGTCTTCACGATGCGGCGCTCCACCGGGAAGATGCGCTCGATGTACCAGTTCATGATCTCGGGCAGCGAGAGCAGCCGCAGCGTCTCCGCGGTCGGGGCGCAGTCGACGACCAGCATGTCGTAGTTGCCGCTCTCGACATGGGTCTTCACGTCGATCAGGGCGAAGATCTCGTCGAGCCCCGGGATCACCGTGAGCTCCTCAGCCTGGATCGTCTCCGTGCCGGCCCAGTTCATCAGCTGGATGAAGTAGTCCTGGATCTCCCGCCAGTTGTCCTCGAGGCGCTCCTGAGCGTCGATCTGCACCGCCCAGAGGTTCGCGGTGATCTCGGTCGGCGATGACCCGATCTCGACCTCGAAGGAATCGGCGAGCGAGTGGGCCGGGTCGGTCGACATCACGAGCGTGCGCGACCCGCCACGGGCGGCGCGCACCGCGGTCGACGCCGCGACCGTGGTCTTGCCGACCCCGCCCTTCCCCGTGAACAGCACGACGCGCATGGGCCAAGCTTAGACGGTGCGACGGATCGGATCGGCCGGCCGCTCAGCCCATCTCGACGCGGCGCTTGAGCTTCTCGAGCGCGTTCTCGATCACCCTCTTGGCGCCCTCGCTCCTCAGGAACCCCGGCACGAGCACGCCGAGCTCCACGCCGAGGCGGTACGTGACCTTCGTCTCGCTCTCGGAGAGCTCGTTCAGGAGGTATTCGCCCCTGATGTCGCGGATCGCGCCGCGCGCCTCCGACGTCGTCCACGAGAGGCCGGTATCGCCGGGCGCGTAGCGGTAGGCGAGCGTGTATGAGGCCTTCCCGAGCACCGGAACGTCCACCTCGAAGGCGACCTCGGTCGCGCGCCCGCCCTCGCCTCGCCGGCGGACCTCGACCGAACGGACGTCGGCCCACTCCGGGTAGGCCTCGTAGTCCTCGATCACCTCCATGACGTCCTCGAGCGGGGCGTCGATCACGATCGAGCCTTCGGCGTGTTCCATCGGCGCGGAATCCTAGCGTCTCGCCACCGTCACGACGCTGACCGCCAGCAGCGCCACCGACGTCATGATCACGACGACCGTCACCCACATGAGGGCGCGGGACGAGACGAAGGGCCGGTCGCCTTCGGCGAGCCGGTACGCCTCCCATGCCGATCCCGCGTAGATCAGCAGTGCCGCGAGGAAGAGCACCGCGAACACGGCGAGCGCCCCCGTCGAGCGCACCCCGGAGACGAGCACCGTCACCGCCATGGCCGCGAGCACGGTGAAGAGGACACCGCGGGCAAGGCCGTCGAGCCCTCGGCCGATCTTGCGGTGACCGAGTCCCGGGTAGAGCAGCGACGCGCGGAGCGCGTCCTTGGGATCGATCTCGGGCGGTGCCTCGTCCCGGCGCATCAACGATGCGAACGTCGTGCCGCACACCGCGCACGCATCGAGCTCCAGGGCGTTCTCGTTGCCGCACGCCGGACACGGCCACGTCGGTGCACGCCTCGAGCCCTCACCCGACGGAGCTGGCGAGTCGGCCTTCGCGAGGGCGGCGGCCATCGGTTGCGGCTCGGGCTCCGGGTCGACGAGTGACCGGAAGCATTGCCCGCACCATTCCGCGTCGGGGCTTGCGAGCGCCCCGCACTCCGGGCAGCGCCGTTCCGAGGCGGAGGATCCGGTCTGCATGGGGTCAGGGTACCCCTCGGTCTGGCTCGGACGAACGAAGCTGGGCAGCTAGCCTGCGGCTTCCTGTAGCCAAAGCACGAGCGTTCGGGCGATCGCCGGCCACGTGTGGTTGCGCAACACCCGCTCGCGGCCAGCCTCCCCCATCGCCCGGGCGCGTTCGGGGTCGGCGAGCAGCGCCCCCACCGCCTCGGCCACCCTATGCACGTCGTCGCCATCGACGAGGATGCCCGTCTCTCCGTCGACGAGCGCCTCGCGCGCGCCGCCGGAGTCCCCGACCACCACGGGCTTCGCGCACGCCGCGGCCTCGATGAACACGTTGCCCCACCCCTCCACTTCCATGCCCGCCAGACGAGTCCGGCAGGGCATCGCGAACACGTCGCCGAGGGCGTAGTACCGCGGGAGATCGCCTTCGGTCACCTGGCCCGTGAAGACCACGGACCCCTCGGGGGCGTCGGCGGCGAGCGCTCGCAGGCGATCCTCGTACGGCCCTCCGCCGACGATCACCAGCGTAGCGCCGGGCGCACGTCGACCGATCTCGGCCATGCCTCGGATCAGCACGTCCTGTCCCTTGCGTGCGACCAGCCGGCTCACGCACACCACTACCGGCCGGTCGCCGAGCCCGTGCCGCTCGCGGAGATCGGTGACGGGCAGGTCCGGGCGGAACGTCTCGACGTCGGCGCCGGGATAGAGCACTGAGACCGGCACGCGCCGAGCCACGGCGGTGCGCACCGTGCGCGCGATGAAGGCGCTGCACATCACCGGCACCCTCGCCGCCCGCCCGGTCGCGTACCGCATCGCCGCATGGGTTCCCGGCGCGATCGAGAGCCAGTACTCGAACCCGTGAGCGGCGGCCAGGTAGGGCACCCCGCTCCGTGCGAGCCTCGGCCCGAGCATCGCGAGCGGGTACGTAGCGCCGAACAGCACCACCTCCACCCCGATCTCTCGCACTGCCGCCTCGAGCCTGTGGCCGACGTCGGGCGTCGGCCACAGGAACGACTCGGGTTGGCGCAAGACGCGGTAGGGCCTATCGGCGTCGAACCCCGACGAACCCTCGTCGCGGGGGCAGAACACCGCGATGCGGTCGCC
This window harbors:
- a CDS encoding aminomethyltransferase family protein, yielding MGQSRETAFHAITSTKAAGFMEEAGWLWVTNYGDVDAEYRAVREGVGMWDLSPLNKWEFRGAEALEAAQRVHTNDVLGMRDGQVRYGAFVDEDGLVVDDGTVFRHSAEHLWVCTNGNERADYFADAAKGLEVEIAYIAPELPSMQIQGPKSRELVRSIVSGADVDALRYFTFFPEPVTVGGAPVWLSRTGFSGELGYELFLRPEHAATVWEAVEGAGATPYGVDIIEPVRVETGMVVTDYDYEPHRRTPYDLGLDRLVALDGEGEFMGKDQLRAVAADPPNRFVTIRLEGDSLPEYGATVTSGGREAGVLTSPATSPTLGGLGLAILRTELAAPGTGVEVVMPDGTAIDGTVDVLAVYDPKKERPRA
- a CDS encoding 3'-5' exonuclease — its product is MPIGGVMPSAPSPRARSASWRRGSFAALDFETTGLDLGTDVVVSFGVVPVDGGRVRMRDSVHQLVSPSVPPSPRSQTIHELRPQDLAGSPEIEEAREILATALARRFLLAWFADVEVHFLAAIFGGSLRRWRRRTIDVRNLAIAVDGAPSAVRGKPGYALSASAEAMGVPVANPHEAFDDALVTAQLFLVLASKVPGRPEPTVRQLLRAAGA
- a CDS encoding 5-formyltetrahydrofolate cyclo-ligase, whose amino-acid sequence is MNSAELKRAKRDVRRRVLAARDSMPLSERARAAREITERFLALPEVSGAGTVLAFWSFGSELPTAPLLERLDSLGTRVLLPRIVEGDLEARTYRPGDPVTETSFGAFEPTRGAVVDPTEIDVVAVPAVAFDRAGRRVGYGGGFYDRLLSRTRPDCGRIGVGFGLQLLPAPEALPAGHFDLPVDLVVTESEVVRCRSAV
- a CDS encoding LLM class flavin-dependent oxidoreductase, with amino-acid sequence MRLGVSLPVFTDDPEKPLSVAARARELGIDGVFAPDHMFPPVFYPPSGPDRPALEVFSLLAAAAASQPGLHVGTLVTRVTLRAPGILAKQAAALDAMSGGRAILGIGTGDRASADEHERYGFPFPPAADRVAMLEETVEALHALFGGRAWPGGVHVPPLAGPLLPPGDPAVWVGGLSDTVLAVAARVADAWNGWGLDAEGFAARAGTLRDLARGRTVAPTWAGIALVGEDRADLDRLVADRAARGLSLDGVWSGTVQEWRHFTDALRAAGATWCVVLPTGPADRLDVIADATLR
- a CDS encoding ROK family protein, producing the protein MSVRGPAIGIDVGGTKIAALLVDRDGAVLAREVRPTPAEDQRATLDTMVDAARAVATADVVGVGVAAAGMVDLEGLMRYAPNLAWRDAPLAPFVGDALGLPALADNDGNAAAWGEFRHGAGVGSQHMLFVSVGTGIGGGLVLDGSLYRGANGFAAEIGHIVVEPGGARCGCGNRGCWELVASGSAITRQGRNAATRHPHSLLRELSGGDPRAVTGTMVTEAARAHDTASKGIFVEVGHRLGVGIAGLVNVLDPDLVVVGGGASEAGDLLLAPARDAFRRSVEGPRHRPEVPIEQAALGNDAGAIGVAALVFASLGGGSG
- a CDS encoding ArsA family ATPase, producing the protein MRVVLFTGKGGVGKTTVAASTAVRAARGGSRTLVMSTDPAHSLADSFEVEIGSSPTEITANLWAVQIDAQERLEDNWREIQDYFIQLMNWAGTETIQAEELTVIPGLDEIFALIDVKTHVESGNYDMLVVDCAPTAETLRLLSLPEIMNWYIERIFPVERRIVKTVRPMLSKMTSLPIAGDQVFAAVERLHRNLDAVKQILTDEQTSSVRLVVNPEKMVISEARRTYTYLGLFGYRIDAVVVNRIIPDEVNDPYFGKWKDIQAEHLATVHESFEPVPILEARLFDREMVGVPLLGEMGTEVYGDRDVTAVLYHDDPIRVRKRGEGYILSMRLPFVSRDDMDIHRRGEELYVRVGSYKRNLILPQTLKRLVVREANFAGDHLEITFGRPLSTDEGQPAPT
- a CDS encoding SRPBCC family protein, whose amino-acid sequence is MEHAEGSIVIDAPLEDVMEVIEDYEAYPEWADVRSVEVRRRGEGGRATEVAFEVDVPVLGKASYTLAYRYAPGDTGLSWTTSEARGAIRDIRGEYLLNELSESETKVTYRLGVELGVLVPGFLRSEGAKRVIENALEKLKRRVEMG
- a CDS encoding glycosyltransferase family 4 protein; this translates as MDVPRTLLVTNDYPPRVGGIQRTLEALVNELPGDRIAVFCPRDEGSSGFDADRPYRVLRQPESFLWPTPDVGHRLEAAVREIGVEVVLFGATYPLAMLGPRLARSGVPYLAAAHGFEYWLSIAPGTHAAMRYATGRAARVPVMCSAFIARTVRTAVARRVPVSVLYPGADVETFRPDLPVTDLRERHGLGDRPVVVCVSRLVARKGQDVLIRGMAEIGRRAPGATLVIVGGGPYEDRLRALAADAPEGSVVFTGQVTEGDLPRYYALGDVFAMPCRTRLAGMEVEGWGNVFIEAAACAKPVVVGDSGGAREALVDGETGILVDGDDVHRVAEAVGALLADPERARAMGEAGRERVLRNHTWPAIARTLVLWLQEAAG